From Nycticebus coucang isolate mNycCou1 chromosome 6, mNycCou1.pri, whole genome shotgun sequence, the proteins below share one genomic window:
- the LOC128587235 gene encoding 60S ribosomal protein L39-like produces MSSNKTFRIKRFLAKKQKQNRPVPQWIQMKTGNKIWYNSKRRHWRRTKLGL; encoded by the coding sequence ATGTCCTCTAACAAGACTTTCAGAATCAAGCGGTTtctggccaagaaacaaaaacaaaatcgtcCCGTCCCCCAGTGGATTCAAATGAAAACCGGTAATAAAATCTGGTACAACTCGAAGAGGAGGCATTGGAGAAGAACCAAGCTGGGTCTGTAA